The Styela clava chromosome 10, kaStyClav1.hap1.2, whole genome shotgun sequence genome window below encodes:
- the LOC120338239 gene encoding amine sulfotransferase-like: protein MANLINELPEWCRKDFVYFQDTFKFTPEDKILTWNDHLFLPQFHPQTVAYAFENHEPKENEVMIAGCAKTGTTWTREIIRQILYGRDEKLDKMTRDITIPNLYLESCTPSKFNVMHNIPIPRRYFVTHAPAELVNLEKYKSRNIKMVYTLRNPKDRLISFFNFVKGFPLQGGLVQFATSDWNDFFKREMIDPTPFSMMRKGETYLDHILSWLPHIKNNKNAIMIVYEEMIKNPFENTKKLSEFLEVKLSDEEINKIVKNCSIENMKKSDMESTSQEAMNRKAINLCGTGIIGKWKDYFTAEQSAEIEKQVEEKLKGTRIKFIYE from the exons ATGGCAAACTTAATCAATGAACTACCTGAGTGGTGCCGAAaggattttgtatattttcaagACACTTTCAAATTTACCCCGGAGGACAAAATACTAACTTGGAACGATCATTTGTTCCTTCCACAGTTCCATCCTCAAACGGTAGCCTATGCTTTTGAAAATCATGAACCGAAAGAAAACGAAGTGATGATAGCAGGGTGTGCAAAAACAG GCACCACGTGGACTAGAGAAATTATTCGACAGATACTGTATGGAAGAGACGAAAAACTTGATAAAATGACAAGAGACATTACAATCCCGAATCTATATCTTGAGTCTTGCACAC CATCTAAGTTCAACGTCATGCACAACATTCCTATACCCAGACGATATTTCGTTACGCATGCACCAGCCGAACTGGTGAACTTGGAAAAATACAAAAGCAGAAACATCAAG ATGGTGTACACTCTGCGGAATCCAAAGGATCGACtgatatcattttttaatttcgtaAAAGGATTTCCTCTCCAGGGCGGATTGGTGCAATTTGCAACCTCCGACTGGAATGATTTTTTCAAGCGCGAGATGATTG ATCCTACTCCATTCAGCATGATGCGAAAAGGAGAGACTTATTTGGATCATATCTTGAGTTGGCTGCCGcatattaaaaacaacaaaaacgcAATTATGATTGTGTATGAAGAGATGATTAAG AATCCTtttgaaaacactaaaaagctgtCGGAATTCTTGGAAGTAAAGCTATCGGATGAAGAAATcaataaaatagtgaaaaattgCTCAATTGAAAACATGAAGAAATCAGACATGGAATCGACATCACAAGAAGCCATGAATCGCAAAGCAATTAATCTCTGCGGGACAG GAATTATTGGCAAATGGAAAGATTATTTCACTGCTGAACAATCTGCTGAAATAGAGAAACAAGTTGAGGAAAAATTAAAAGGAACGCGAATTAAGTTCATATACGAATAA
- the LOC120338482 gene encoding uncharacterized protein LOC120338482, whose protein sequence is MLKPIEKLNDITKKHTVFYDEARDTFEKQLDVDVNPQLKKIDFYGKHIAPQYDYTPEAVTERDDDDGGVSVGSLVDLRDLLELFEKGHITFVGGAGYGKTTLLKAISRGALDGRYMKNVNAIHYIQCAHYLPNRLITARELLFGSTLKDLSDEEVTQIIEDIKSNPDGFVFVLDSLDSLQYDLDGVYEYINDLDVKANPEAILWNFFAGNLFPGTRIITSSREHSIRNYKGEVRPQKVIALTGLTKDSIKEIIVGYLGEKEGNETMQYLKSECPDQLAYCSTPVLLVYTLVALQDGSAKPSTISGITVAVLQSIMRSGHVAKEKSSEEILEIFNKLKVLAHNGCTEGKVHFAERDFQRVGLDRSDAVSISIITPRGGRGSILQGNDLLFFSHQSLQEMLSALFICEMNLVNFTKFVAENLGKPRFLVVRKSLCGVLMDDDLFQQAEPMLIHEMTNVEEKREILRDFFTKELRRPNLEGADLLEIILSLHECREGIDAVIKENLYQINLENSPLSPGDCHALGSVISRCNVFDDLDIQKCGINDESINILASVLEKSRLKNYELWIGLNTDLGVEGYSTMGRWCKNCVIDKLHLYRSDMKPDQLDALLDTMENNKISLLVLHGNTNMGIRGMKTINKMAAQCGLEKLDMQNCRLTTAQLQELSNMPPNTKFNTLRLNEKRTVSKEDVQALVDLLPRVTDTLSLFGWKISNDDFLMLETKKQEGLKIDMKGSHADGVEESEGYIDPRGFQMKIGTCRVRFQRNTVKNPTFFQVLATNNPGNEPEGYFAITPRITCTPPINFNVPMTVKLPTWCRTESDDVIAYVMYKDNRQDATCQILERKNLKDCGRQITFESAYHMYFWVSIDKNSLNKVTYSAHISVYYAQSGRFKAVLYTGGKPDVDAEMKKKGFNKVDADFETKKIAITNKLSLTFACNFPGQEVMTFGPESKKYFLLGENFALIRRSTVDFKLRSLPNPGQYLKITSTLSDGESLVTDLLWSGEESSSTSQSSMETEEEVHLTKSTEKHIDKEGGIISLNGNRIIFPDGALDQKTNIKLSVDSDPSHWPSQFVLISTILNCDLSGSKLNKPVRVEMETWCTTYHGEAEILVLKKKDNDTTWKVEKTAKLGTSGTVGFETKGFSLCSLGYYVKTAYMFLRELLGIPIKYHMTNLLYYNKDATFTSIVCKRDTTILNEVRENMSRGNNCIEFMTPVSNFHSLPGSQIRIAISCIEPLNSEFVLGDSEEAVRIDIEPPKRRKESFTEIFADQVMSNMWKQKYFNLQPKPDDSCKSLEVEYSITVNSETPEPHRFRNRWPAAVLPTSPPPAPVIQGNNVLIGDGTMNINQNESQNVLLVSPQANVH, encoded by the exons ATGCTAAAACCAATAGAAAAGCTGAACGACATTACAAAGAAACATACGGTATTTTACGATGAAGCACGTGACACGTTTGAAAAGCAACTCGATGTTGATGTCAATCCACAATTGAAGAAAATCGACTTTTACGGAAAACATATCGCTCCACAGTACGATTATACACCTGAAGCAGTGACAGAAAGAGATGACGATGATGGTGGTGTTAGTGTCGGATCTTTGGTAGACTTGAGGGATTTGTTAGAACTATTTGAGAAAGGACATATCACATTTGTGGGAGGCGCCGGATATGGTAAAACTACTTTGCTCAAAGCTATATCAAGAGGAGCCCTTGATGGACGATATATGAAAAATGTTAATGCCATTCACTACATACAATGTGCACATTATCTACCAAACAGACTAATAACCGCACGTGAACTATTATTTGGAAGTACTTTGAAAGATTTATCTGATGAAGAAGTCACGCAAATTATCGAAGATATAAAATCAAACCCAGATGGTTTTGTATTTGTGCTGGATTCATTGGATTCCCTTCAATATGACCTTGATGGAGTTTATGAGTACATAAATGACCTCGATGTGAAAGCTAATCCGGAAGCAATTCTTTGGAATTTTTTCGCTGGCAATCTCTTTCCTGGTACTCGCATCATCACGTCTAGTCGTGAACATTCGATCCGTAATTACAAAGGAGAAGTTCGACCACAAAAAGTGATTGCGCTCACAGGTCTTACAAAGGATTCTATCAAAGAAATAATCGTTGGTTACTTGGGAGAAAAGGAAGGAAATGAAACAatgcaatatttgaaaagtgaGTGTCCGGATCAACTTGCATATTGTAGCACCCCTGTGTTACTAGTCTACACTCTAGTTGCATTGCAAGATGGTAGCGCTAAGCCGTCCACAATATCTGGTATTACAGTAGCTGTATTACAGAGCATTATGAGATCTGGCCATGTAGCAAAGGAAAAGAGTTCTGAGGAGATTTTGGAAATCTTTAATAAGTTAAAAGTTCTGGCTCATAACGGCTGTACAGAGGGCAAAGTCCATTTTGCGGAAAGAGATTTTCAACGAGTTGGTTTGGATCGTAGTGACGCAGTCAGTATTTCCATCATAACTCCAAGAGGCGGAAGAGGAAGCATACTCCAAGGAAatgatttacttttttttagtCATCAAAGTCTCCAAGAAATGCTTTCTGCATTATTTATTTGCGAAATGAATCTTGTCAACTTCACTAAATTTGTTGCGGAAAATCTTGGCAAGCCAAGATTCCTAGTCGTAAGAAAATCCCTGTGTGGCGTGCTGATGGACGATGATCTTTTTCAACAGGCGGAGCCGATGTTAATTCATG AAATGACAAATGTCGAAGAAAAAAGAGAGATTCTTCGGGATTTTTTCACAAAAGAGCTTCGGCGACCCAACTTGGAAGGAGCAGACTTACTCGAAATTATTTTATCGTTGCACGAATGCAGAGAAGGTATAGATGCCGTCATCAAGGAGAATTTATACCAAATAAACTTGGAGAATTCTCCGTTGTCTCCTGGCGATTGTCATGCTTTGGGTTCTGTTATTTCACGCTGCAATGTTTTTGATGATCTGGATATACAAAAGTGTGGCATTAACGATGAATCAATCAATATTCTTGCATCTGTGTTGGAAAAATCAAGATTGAAG AATTATGAGTTATGGATTGGCCTCAACACAGATCTTGGCGTAGAGGGATATTCAACGATGGGAAGATGGTGCAAAAATTGTGTCATCGATAAACTTCATCTCTATAGATCAGATATGAAGCCGGATCAGTTGGATGCATTGCTCGACACAATGGAAAATAACAAA ATTTCCCTACTTGTTCTTCatggaaacacaaacatgggaaTTCGAGGTATGAAAACGATAAACAAGATGGCAGCTCAGTGTGGACTTGAAAAACTCGACATGCAAAATTGTCGATTAACAACAGCGCAGTTACAGGAATTGTCAAATATGCCACCAAATACAAAG TTTAACACACTTCGTCTTAATGAGAAAAGAACCGTTTCAAAGGAAGATGTACAGGCATTGGTGGATCTTCTCCCTCGAGTAACAGATACGTTATCGTTGTTCGGATGGAAAATTTCGAACGATGATTTCTTAATGCTAGAGACAAAGAAACAAGAG GGTTTGAAGATTGATATGAAAGGATCTCATGCTGATGGAGTAGAGGAAAGTGAag GTTACATCGACCCAAGAGGTTTTCAAATGAAGATTGGAACATGTAGAGTTCGATTCCAGAGAAATACTGTCAAAAACCCGACGTTTTTTCAAGTTCTTGCCACAAATAACCCAGGGAACGAGCCGGAAGGGTATTTTGCTATCACACCCCGTATTACCTGCACTCCTCCAATAAATTTTAACGTCCCGATGACGGTCAAGCTACCAACGTGGTGCAGAACTGAATCTGATGATGTCATTGCATATGTTATGTACAAAGACAATAGACAAGACGCTACCTGCCAGATTCTGGaacgaaaaaatttgaaagactGTGGACGACAAATAACATTCGAATCTGCTTACCACATGTATTTTTGGGTTTCCATCGATAAGAATTCACTGAACAAAGTTACTTACAGTGCGCATATTTCTGTATACTATGCCCAAAGTGGAAGGTTCAAAGCTGTCCTATATACTGGAGGAAAACCAGATGTAGacgcagaaatgaagaaaaaaggtTTCAATAAAGTCGACGCCGATTTTGAAACTAAGAAAATAGCCATAACGAACAAACTTAGCCTTACATTTGCATGCAATTTTCCTGGTCAAGAGGTAATGACATTTGGACCCGAAtccaaaaaatatttcttgctAGGAGAAAACTTTGCTCTCATACGACGAAGCACTGTTGACTTCAAATTACGATCACTTCCTAATCCTGGACAGTACCTGAAAATAACATCAACTCTCAGTGACGGCGAATCATTGGTTACCGATTTGTTGTGGTCGGGAGAAG AATCTTCATCTACGAGCCAGTCATCAATGGAAACAGAAGAGGAAGTCCACCTCACTAAATCAACag AAAAACATATTGATAAAGAAGGAGGAATAATATCGCTAAATGGAAACAGAATTATCTTCCCCGATGGTGCCTTGGAtcaaaaaacaaacataaagTTATCTGTAGATAGCGATCCTTCGCATTGGCCTTCACAGTTTGTGTTAATCTCGACGATTCTTAACTGCGACTTGTCTGgatcaaaattaaacaaaccTGTTAGAGTAGAAATGGAAACATGGTGTACAACCTATCACGGCGAAGCAGAAATATTGGTTTTAAAGAAAAAGGATAATGATACTACATGGAAAGTCGAGAAAACTGCAAAATTGGGGACTTCCGGAACTGTGGGATTTGAGACTAAGGGATTTTCGCTATGTTCACTGGGATATTATGTTAAAACTGCATACATGTTTCTGAGAGAATTACTTGGAATTCCTATCAAATATCATATGACCAATTTGCTATATTATAACAAAGACGCTACCTTTACTTCAATTGTATGCAAGCGCGATACTACAATTCTAAATGAAGTTCGGGAAAATATGTCACGCGGGAATAATTGCATTGAGTTTATGACACCCGTATCAAATTTCCATTCTCTACCTGGAAGTCAAATCCGTATTGCAATAAGCTGTATAGAGCCGCTCAACAGTGAATTCGTATTGGGCGATTCGGAAGAGGCTGTTCGAATAGACATTGAACCTCCTAAACGCCGAAAAGAATCTTTCACCGAAATATTTGCGGATCAAGTAATGTCAAACATGTGGAAACAAAAGTATTTCAACCTTCAACCAAAACCTGATGATTCTTGCAAGAGTTTGGAAGTCGAATATTCTATTACTGTTAACTCAGAGACCCCGGAGCCACACAGGTTTAGAAATCGGTGGCCAGCAGCAGTTTTACCCACATCTCCACCACCTGCTCCAG TGATTCAAGGAAATAATGTACTCATCGGAGACGGAACAATGAATATAAATCAGAATGAAAGCCAGAATGTTCTGCTTGTTTCTCCACAAGCGAATGTCCACTAG